A window of Salvelinus sp. IW2-2015 unplaced genomic scaffold, ASM291031v2 Un_scaffold1253, whole genome shotgun sequence contains these coding sequences:
- the LOC112070199 gene encoding interferon alpha-7-like: MPMPCQLQGQLVRTTHNLLRDMGGHFPLECLQENVFMSFPATAFATSGAPQLSSSGAKAIYETLKNIDTLFGTDELPTMWDQHKLEYFQNIIYRQTEESKCMMGSVDTSDYPIRAEXLKTYFGNIAAVLXEKNFSHCAWEVVRKELLYTLEFILKHNSDSLLWSNRTRI, from the exons ATGCCCATGCCTTGCCAGCTACAAGGACAGCTGGTGCGAACAACCCACAACCTACTGAGAGACATg GGAGGTCATTTTCCACTGGAGTGCCTGCAGGAGAATGTCTTCATGTCATTCCCAGCCACTGCTTTCGCAACCTCCGGCGCGCCACAG TTGAGCAGCAGTGGTGCTAAGGCTATTTATGAGACATTGAAGAACATCGACACATTGTTTGGAACTGACGAACTGCCGACAATGTGGGACCAACATAAATTGGAGTATTTTCAGAACATTATCTACCGTCAGACTGAAGAGAGCAAATGT ATGATGGGCAGTGTGGATACAAGTGATTATCCCATCAGGGCAGAGGYCCTGAAGACGTACTTTGGGAACATTGCAGCAGTCCTAAKAGAAAAG aATTTCAGTCACTGCGCCTGGGAAGTGGTTCGAAAAGAACTCCTGTACACCCTAGAATTCATTCTGAAACATAACTCTGATAGCCTTCTGTGGTCCAACAGAACACGAATTTGA